The Balaenoptera ricei isolate mBalRic1 chromosome X, mBalRic1.hap2, whole genome shotgun sequence region CCAGACTGGGTTCAAAGCCTAGTTTCAACACTTACTAGCTGCACAAtctggtcaagttacttaacattcCTGTACTCAGTttctctatgtataaaatagcaaTGAAAATATCAACTTCATAAGGTTATTGTGTAGACGAAAAGAATTAATAAACTCAAGTCACTCAATGTTTGTTTTAGTTTACTGCTCTGACCTACAGATAATCTGCAAAAACTCTTTTACATGAACCTTTTAGAATATGACAAAACACAGGAAGAGCTATATAGTGAGACAAAAATCTCTACTTTGTCACATGGAGGTTATATTCAGAAGcaaccagaagaaaacataattccTTTTTAGAGTTTGGGGAATTACTAGGGAATTAGGGAGTTATTGCTAATTTCCTAAACTTGGGTCCAAGGTCCATTCACCTTTGACACAAATGGTATGGAGATTCCCCAAACAGGATGGTCAGTGAGTAGTTTGGAGAATTCACCTCAATTCTCCTTAGAGCCCCCTAATTCTCTCTGActaatttgtatatgtgaaaaagTAATAGTACATCAGCAAATTTCCATCAGTCAATTCAAGAGAGACCAATAATAAGGTGTTCTTTCACTTTGCTTTAAACATTATATTTTCCTATTGATATTGCAATTCTTGAAGATTTTATTAGCCCTGAAGATCTTCCTACCTCAGACATGCAAGAAAACCTAAGGTTTAAGCGGctggcatttattttaaaataaaattttaataccaAAGATAAGCAGTAACATGCCTAAAGAAATGTGATGCTGTCACAGGAAATAGTGAACTCTGAATTTTCTTCAATTACAGTTAAacacacagattttaaaatattttttaaaaacctttaaacCCAAGCTGTTAGAGCAGTGAGTCCACATTGAGAATTTTAACATCGCCCCTCCCTTCCCGACACGCCCCCAAAAGCcttaaagagaaaacacaaacacagtgtctctcacacacacacacacacacacacacacacacacacacatatgcgcgaagggggggagggggaggaggggaggagcagAGGGGAGGAGACAAGCGGAGAAGGCAAGGGAGAAGTTAGGGATAAGAAAAAGTAAgggaagtcagaaaaaaaaaaacaggaccaTTGAAGCCCCTACTTTTCCCTGCCTGGAGACTTACTTTCTTGCCTCCAAGCAGCCCGCGGAGCAGTCAGGGCTGCTGCCCTGGGCGCCTAAGTGGCGAAGCCAAGTAACTTCTAGTTTTGGTGACCTCCCCTCCGCGAGTGGCGCCTATGCACATGACGTCAAACAAGCACAAGCTGCATCACAATCGGACACTCAGGGTATTTAGAGGTGTTGCTCGTGGCTCGCCAGAATCCCACAGTGCAGTTTCAGCTGGCCGCGCGCTGGCGGCCCTCTGGCTGCAGCCCCTCTGCGACAGCAGCAGCGGCCCAGCAGAGCACTcatgacctatttttttttaataaatttatttattttatttgtttatgttctatttttggctgcatttggtcttcgttgctgcacgcgggctatctctagttgtggcgagcaggggctactctgttgcggtgcgcaggcttctcattgcagtggcttctcttgttgcggagcatgggatctaggcacgcgggcttcagtagttgtgacacccgggctcagtagttgtggctcgcaggctctagagtgctggctctgtagttgtggcgcacggggttagttgctccggggcatgtgggctcttcccggaccaggtttcgaacccgtatcccctgcattggcaggcggattcttaaccgttgcaccaccagggaagcccccgacctCTTTTGACTGAATGCTTCCCACTGAGAGAGGCCAAGTCCCAGCGCCTAGCTGAGATCTCACTCAAGATCTAACTTAAGATGAGTGCTTTGGTTCCACACTTTGAAACGTCCTCACTGTACCTTGGAGACCTGCATCCCGACGTGAACGAGGCAATGATGTATGAGAAATTCAGCACCGCCGGGCCGATCCTGTCCCTTAGGGCCTGCCGTGACTTGGTTACTCGCTGCTCCCTGGGCTAGGCGCATGTGAACTTCTTGCTGCGGACTGATACCGAGTGGACTCTGGACACTATGAACTTTGGTATTATCAATGGCAAGCCGCTGCGTATTACGTGGTCCCAGCATGACCCATCACTTTGTAAGAGTGGAGTGGGCAATATATTCATCAAAAATTTTGCCAAGTCTATTGATGACAAGTCCCTTTATGATACATTTTCTGTCTTTGCAAACATTATTTTTTGTAAAGTAGTAACCGATGAAAATGGATCAAGGGGTTTTGGATTTGTGCATTTTGAGAAGTCAGAAGTCGCTAGAAGAGCCATTGCAAAAATGAATAGGATTCTGCTGAAAGGTAGCCGAGTTTTTGCTGGGCAGTTTAAACCTCGCAAAGAAAGGGAAGCAGAACTCAGAGCTCAAGCAAACATATTTACCAATGTCTACATTAAGAATTTTGGAGATGCTATAGATGATGAATGTCTTAAAGAGGTTTTAGGTGAGTTTGGTTCTGTATTAAGTGTGAGAGTTATGACTGATGAAAATGGAAAATCCAAAAGCTTTGGATTTGTGAGTTTTGAGAATTTTGAAAAAGCCCAGAAAACcattgaaggaatgaatggaaaAGTCCTTAATGGAAATCAAGTTTATGTTGGTAGAGCACAGAACAAAGCTGAGAGACAGTCtgaattaaaacacaaatttgaGCAAATAAAACAGGGTAAACTCACCAGGTGCAAGGGTGCTAATCTTTATGTGAAAAATCTTGAAGATGATATTGATAATAAATGACTGAGAAGAGAATTCTCCCTCTTTGGCACAATCACTAGTACCAGGGTCATGATGGAGGCAGGCTGCAGCAAAGGCTTTGGCTTTGTTAGCAATACATCTCCTGAGGAAGCTAATAAAGCCGTCATGGCAATGAATGGAAAAATTGTGATCACCAAACCACTGTATGTGGCTGGCACAAAGCAAGGAGGAGCACCAGGCTCTCCTCACCAAGAACTATATGGAGAGAGCAGTGGCTCTGAAAGATGGAGCTTATTCTATACTCAACACTCCCAAGGCAGCAGCAACATCATCATGTAACTGTGTGCCTGCTCTTCCTCAGCTTCAATGTGGAAGTGCACATCTTTGTAAGACTGTGCTCAGGGCCAAACATCATTCATCCAGAGTATATTGGATATTCTATCCACTCAGCAGCAACAGCACCTAAGATATCATTCAGCACCTCCAGACCACTGCAAGTGCAGGGAGCCAAGTCAGCCTGTCAGATCACCAACAGAACAACCCAGACCATGGCTGTTCACCCTCAAACTTCTGCCTCGGGACCACGTGCAAATCGGAGATTCAAAAAAGTTTCAGGTGTTGCAGGTGTTTGCAGTCCTCTAAAATTTAAAGTAGGAAGGCCAGCATCCATCCAAAAGCCTGTCCCTGTTTGTATACAAGGCCATGATATGTTGAATGTGTCTATATTGGCATCAGCTAGTACTCAGAAGATGACCTTGGCTGAAAAGCTAGTTCCTCTAGTTCAGTCCATTCACCCAACCCTGGAGAAATCTCTGGAATACTTTTGGAGATGGATAATGCTGAAATTCTTTATATGCTCAAATATCCTGAGTTTCTACATGCCAAAAGTGATGAACACATCTTTACTCTGCAATCCAACCAAGCTCAAGATACTGTCCTGAGAGCCACTAACAGCACTCCCAGTATTTGACTTGTGTAAGATGAAATTCCTGCTTGCAGAAAGTTCCAAACAATGAAAAACATAAACATTGGAGAAAATGAGAGTAAAAAAggtctaaaagaaaaataaatttatactttACCAAGCAAATtattggtattttattatttaccattttaaatacagaataTAAGAACaggaaaataggggaaaaaaaagaaaaagagacagaaaaagaattaaaacagtATTTTCAAAGGATGTAGTAAGAGTAAGGCAAAATTACACAGAAAATAATTTGTCactttttactttaatattttttcttcactgtAAACAGTACAAATGACACCAGTGTGTTACATTTCAGAATTTTGGTGCCTGGATTTTACTCATCAATTGCTCATTAATTTCAGAAGGAAATGTAACttggattttaaaattcttatttagtaaaaaatgaacagaagataaaaatatgaaagatcCCAATAGCTACAAATACCAGATTATTTCATGAATAGCTTCACAAATACTAaagtataaaatggaaaataccaAAGGGAAATACAAAAAATCTATTTTGCATTGACCTAAAATGAGGCAGATTTTTTAGGAAAGGAGTTGAAGAGAAAGGGAATAAGAATAGAGACTTAAAtgtttacataacatttacatcatatgtaaatgtttttaaaaagagcaaaatcTCCCTTTTTACTGTTACTGTCTTATACTAAATCCATGCTGTTGACCAAAGACAAGAAAAgtagatcagaaaaaaataattccatctgtaaaggtttatttttttttccttttaaagtgttAAATACATCATTTTTGCTGATGGAGAACAGTTTCAGATTTCATATTAGCAACTTGTAAAAATTGCTGTTCAGTATAAAAGATAGTTTTACACTTTTCATAAGGAAGTTGTTTacctaaaaagatttttaaagaaatgagataTTTGATAACTCAGATTTATCATCTAATGAAACAAGGCTAATGAATGGCACTCAACAAGTGGTACtcttaacaaattattttaaaactaaggAAGTTGTGTTTTCAACTATATTTCCTTGGTATGCCGCATTCAAAAATCTCTATTACTAGGATTTCACACATGGTAGCAAACAATACAGCTTAGACTGGAAGAATTGACAGGTAAACTTACCTAAATGGTAGGAAGGAAATGTTTACCTCACAAGTGAAGGAGAAAAtagtaaatacaattttaaaaatatatagtttcatGTTTTAAGCTTGGATTATTCCAGTGTCTCAACTGTTCTCTGGGTATGTGTATATAATTCATATTTCTTAATTGGGTATTTTGTCAAACTTCTTCAGTAGTTAATAGGGCTGCTCCTTCAGGAATAGCTCCAGCATAAAACCCATCCCAAGCAGTGACAAGTCTATCTGGATTGATTCCAAGTCTTTTAGTTTGTTCGAGTAAATCTCTCTAGCACCTGGTAAGAATGGGTGTTTTACAGAGGAGTGTGTTTACCCCCAAACACAGATTGGGTGAGATGACAACCTGCCCACCtggctggaaaaaaatatatatatatataggcattggacccacaaataaaatatgaatcactctgggg contains the following coding sequences:
- the LOC132357103 gene encoding LOW QUALITY PROTEIN: polyadenylate-binding protein 1-like (The sequence of the model RefSeq protein was modified relative to this genomic sequence to represent the inferred CDS: inserted 2 bases in 1 codon; substituted 2 bases at 2 genomic stop codons): MSALVPHFETSSLYLGDLHPDVNEAMMYEKFSTAGPILSLRACRDLVTRCSLGXAHVNFLLRTDTEWTLDTMNFGIINGKPLRITWSQHDPSLCKSGVGNIFIKNFAKSIDDKSLYDTFSVFANIIFCKVVTDENGSRGFGFVHFEKSEVARRAIAKMNRILLKGSRVFAGQFKPRKEREAELRAQANIFTNVYIKNFGDAIDDECLKEVLGEFGSVLSVRVMTDENGKSKSFGFVSFENFEKAQKTIEGMNGKVLNGNQVYVGRAQNKAERQSELKHKFEQIKQGKLTRCKGANLYVKNLEDDIDNKXLRREFSLFGTITSTRVMMEAGCSKGFGFVSNTSPEEANKAVMAMNGKIVITKPLYVXLAQSKEEHQALLTKNYMERAVALKDGAYSILNTPKAAATSSCNCVPALPQLQCGSAHLCKTVLRAKHHSSRVYWIFYPLSSNST